The following are encoded in a window of Clarias gariepinus isolate MV-2021 ecotype Netherlands chromosome 8, CGAR_prim_01v2, whole genome shotgun sequence genomic DNA:
- the ephx5 gene encoding epoxide hydrolase 1 → MMQAIENIQQAVSSLDPQKRYILAISSAGLGGLLLYRALRKTTKTIPFGDGWWRVGEKPLTEDRTIRPFVVETSEEMIADLYQRIDQTRYTDCLQDARFHYGFNSTHLQKVTSYWRHEFDWKKQVKVLNKYPHFKTNIEGIDVHFIHVKPVQRLGQKVLPLIMVHGWPGSFFEFYRILPMLTQTDGDVVFEVICPSIPGYGYSEAPQVQGFNSVAAARIFHKLMERLGFSQYYLQGGDWGALITSNMAQMKPECVKGLHLNMINARAGGIKTTLSLIIGRYLPFLVGFTREDVRRIYPYMQKTVYELLKESGYMHIQATKPDTAGCGLNNSPVGLAAYILEKFSTWTDFENRDLEDGGLTRKFSLDDLLTNIMIYWTTASIIPSMRFYKENLSNYQSRQDYVIKVYVPTGLAAFPHELLHCPWAWAATRFTDIRSYTYMPRGGHFAAFEEPELLAQDFLQFVKSVESKKDK, encoded by the exons ATGATGCAGGCTATCGAAAATATTCA ACAGGCCGTCTCCAGCCTTGACCCCCAAAAACGATACATCCTGGCCATTTCCTCAGCTGGACTTGGAGGTCTTTTACTCTATCGGGCATTGAGAAAGACGACAAAGACAATCCCATTTGGAGATGGATGGTGGAGGGTAGGGGAGAAGCCCCTAACAGAGGACAGAACGATACGGCCATTCGTTGTGGAGACCTCTGAGGAAATGATAGCG GATCTTTACCAGCGCATTGACCAGACACGATACACAGACTGTTTGCAAGACGCCAGATTTCACTATGGCTTTAACTCTACCCATCTCCAAAAAGTCACCTCATACTGGAGGCATGAATTTGACTGGAAGAAACAGGTTAAGGTGCTCAACAAGTACCCACACTTCAAAACTAACATTGAGG GTATAGATGTGCATTTCATTCATGTGAAGCCCGTCCAGCGTCTTGGGCAGAAAGTTCTTCCCCTCATCATGGTGCACGGCTGGCCCGGTTCCTTCTTTGAGTTCTACAGGATCTTGCCCATGCTCACTCAGACTGATGGAGACGTCGTCTTTGAGGTCATCTGCCCCTCCATCCCAGGCTATGGGTACTCTGAAGCCCCACAAGTGCAGG GATTTAATTCCGTGGCTGCTGCCCGTATTTTTCACAAGCTGATGGAGAGACTGGGATTCAGTCAGTATTACCTACAAGGAGGAGACTGGGGAGCACTAATCACCAGCAACATGGCCCAGATGAAACCTGA GTGCGTTAAGGGCTTGCACCTTAACATGATCAATGCCAGAGCAGGAGGCATTAAAACCACCTTGTCTCTCATCATCGGCCGTTACCTGCCCTTCCTGGTCGGCTTCACCAGAGAAGATGTGCGGCGCATCTATCCTTACATGCAAAAGACCGTGTATGAACTACTGAAAGAATCTGGATACATGCACATCCAAGCTACCAAACCTGACACTGCAG GTTGTGGGTTGAATAATTCACCAGTCGGCTTGGCTGCGTACATCCTTGAGAAGTTCAGCACCTGGACTGATTTTGAGAACAGGGACCTTGAGGATGGGGGATTAACAAG GAAGTTCAGTCTGGATGATCTTCTTACCAACATCATGATCTACTGGACTACAGCCTCCATCATCCCATCAATGCGCTTCTACAAAGAGAATTTGTCGAACTATCAGAGCAGGCAGGACTATGT GATAAAGGTCTACGTACCGACTGGACTggcagcgtttccacatgaactGCTGCATTGTCCCTGGGCCTGGGCCGCCACAAGATTCACAGATATTCGCTCATACACCTATATGCCCAGAGGGGGGCACTTCGCAGCCTTTGAGGAGCCAGAACTGCTTGCTCAAGACTTTTTGCAATTTGTAAAGAGTGTAGAAAGCAAGAAGGATAAATAA